A section of the Rhipicephalus sanguineus isolate Rsan-2018 chromosome 11, BIME_Rsan_1.4, whole genome shotgun sequence genome encodes:
- the LOC119374000 gene encoding protein GVQW3-like → MTKRLEQRYCIKSCQKLGDSQVETIGKIKTAFGDDAMSRTQIKKWYNRFKDGRTSVESEPRSGRLSTCRNDQVIAEVNGVVMRDRHVTIREIAEEVGISTFSAHSIMTEDLAMKRAAAKFVPKLLTVEQKQLRVEVSQDMLDFTSSDPNFMNTIITGDESWVYGYDPETKCQSSQWKHSTLPKPKKARQVRINVKVMLSAFFDSRGVAHHEYAPQGQTITKECYRDVLRRIRDAVRRKRPQLWSTGNWPPCDFWLFPKLERTFKGERFQIREDIMAATTAELNSIPKEAFSECFQQWEHRWEKCVESQGDYFEGD, encoded by the exons atgacgAAGCGACTGGAGCAGCGCTACTGCATCAAATCTTGCCAGAAACTGGGCGACAGCCAAGTGGAAACCATTGGGAAGATCAAGACGGCTTTCGGTGACGACGCTATGAGCCGCACACAGATTAAGAAGTGGTACAACCGGTTTAAAGACGGCcgcacatcggtggagagcgagccacgctccggtcggctatcaacatgccgaaatgaccaGGTCATCGCCGAAGTGAACGGTGTGGTGATGCGGGACCGTCATGTGACTATCCGGGAAATTGCGGAAGAAGTGGGCATCAGCACTTTCTCTGCACATTCGATTATGACCGAAGATTTGGCCATGAAGAGAGCTGCGGCGAAATTCGTGCCGAAACTGCTCACGGtggagcaaaagcaacttcgtgttgaagtctcacaggacatgctggatttcacaagcagtgaccctaacttcatgaacaccattatcactggtgacgagtcttgggtgtacgggtacgacccggaaaccaaatgccagtcgtcacagtggaagcattccacgTTACCAAAACCAAAGAAGGCCCGCCAAGTGCGCATCAACGTCAAAGTGATGCTgagtgctttctttgactcccgTGGTGTGGCACACCACGAGTACGCACCACAGGGTCAAACAATCACCAAAGAGTGCTACAGGGATGTCCTCCGTCGCATACGTGATGCTGTGCGGCGCAAGAGACCTCAGTTGTGGTCAACAGGAAACTGGc CCCCCTGCGActtctggctgtttcccaaaCTCGAGAGGACATTCAAAGGAGAGCGATTTCAGATAAGGGAGGACATTATGGCTGCAACGACAGCTGAGCTAAACTCCATTCCGAAAGAGGCCTTCTCagaatgcttccaacaatggGAACACCGCTGGGAGAAGTGCGTGGAGTCCCAAGGGGATTACTTTGAGGGGGATTAG